A window from Pseudomonas campi encodes these proteins:
- the mksE gene encoding Mks condensin complex protein MksE codes for MNIDLKELTQLAPIFRELFKGYHISRRDPELYTQLSNLQDQYRALFKSLGYELTCDTRGFYYFVPEQMGAQVNKTAQRLALFTFILVEHLADQGRDPLAVLDGGSLGRDELPPLLEKYKDLFLQAEVTTQEELEEKVMRRLTQLGFASEDNGVYRFLAPMHRFLDVCLSVQQDRDLAASLHSALPLPTPVLVADEVEEDIVIIEPAEEIAREENEEDALARAMAEEREAQEIDA; via the coding sequence ATGAATATCGACCTGAAAGAACTGACCCAGCTGGCGCCGATCTTCCGCGAGCTGTTCAAGGGTTATCACATCAGCCGCCGCGACCCGGAGCTGTACACCCAACTGTCCAACCTGCAGGACCAGTACCGCGCGCTGTTCAAGTCGCTCGGTTACGAGCTGACCTGTGACACCCGCGGCTTCTACTACTTCGTCCCCGAGCAGATGGGCGCCCAGGTGAACAAGACCGCCCAGCGCCTGGCGCTGTTCACCTTCATCCTGGTCGAGCACCTCGCCGACCAGGGCCGCGACCCCCTGGCCGTGCTCGATGGCGGCAGCCTCGGCCGCGACGAGTTGCCGCCGTTGCTGGAGAAGTACAAGGACCTGTTCCTGCAGGCCGAAGTCACCACCCAGGAAGAACTGGAAGAGAAGGTCATGCGCCGCCTGACCCAGCTCGGCTTCGCCAGCGAGGACAACGGTGTGTACCGCTTCCTCGCACCGATGCACCGCTTCCTCGACGTGTGCCTGTCCGTGCAGCAGGACCGCGACCTCGCTGCCAGCCTGCACAGCGCCCTGCCGCTGCCGACACCGGTACTGGTTGCCGATGAGGTCGAAGAAGACATTGTGATCATCGAGCCGGCCGAAGAAATCGCCCGCGAAGAAAACGAGGAAGACGCCCTGGCCCGCGCCATGGCCGAAGAACGTGAAGCCCAGGAGATCGACGCATGA
- a CDS encoding energy transducer TonB has product MIEEARRRAYLTAMQVVSWLPRSVLPFAAPSRAELLQPLPEPEPQVVAPPVAAAAPAAIREEAPAPRPSIEVPRPAVPMPKPMIKSEPAATEAEETPAPTRAAPVAPPRFALQLLRAGDCALLVELPTGESFQSRDPAYLLLKDLLRAAGLPDSPQQVGDGSPIRWPLLSRGNLDQGPDAARDYVQGVLAGQLESQPCACLWLIGLPAIRFAGEGDADSYNRELTIDGLGPAWALPGLELLMDEPERKRELWQAMRRVMQRWKPAV; this is encoded by the coding sequence TTGATCGAAGAAGCCCGTCGCCGTGCCTATCTGACCGCCATGCAGGTGGTCAGCTGGCTGCCGCGCAGTGTGTTGCCCTTTGCTGCGCCATCGCGGGCCGAGCTGCTGCAGCCATTGCCCGAGCCGGAGCCGCAGGTCGTCGCGCCGCCGGTAGCGGCTGCCGCGCCGGCTGCGATACGCGAAGAGGCGCCGGCACCCCGCCCGAGCATCGAAGTGCCGCGCCCGGCCGTGCCGATGCCCAAACCGATGATCAAGTCTGAGCCAGCCGCGACCGAAGCAGAAGAAACCCCTGCACCGACCCGCGCTGCTCCCGTGGCGCCGCCGCGCTTCGCCCTGCAATTGCTGCGTGCCGGCGACTGCGCGCTGCTGGTCGAGCTGCCCACCGGAGAGTCGTTCCAGAGCCGCGACCCGGCCTATCTGCTGTTGAAAGACCTGCTGCGCGCCGCCGGCCTGCCGGACAGCCCGCAACAGGTTGGCGACGGTTCACCGATCCGTTGGCCGCTGCTGTCGCGCGGCAACCTCGACCAGGGTCCGGATGCGGCCCGTGACTATGTGCAGGGCGTGCTCGCCGGTCAGCTGGAAAGCCAGCCCTGCGCCTGCCTGTGGCTGATCGGCCTGCCCGCCATACGCTTTGCTGGTGAAGGCGATGCCGACAGCTACAACCGCGAACTGACCATCGATGGCCTCGGCCCTGCCTGGGCGCTGCCGGGGCTGGAGCTGCTGATGGACGAGCCCGAGCGCAAGCGCGAGCTGTGGCAGGCCATGCGCCGGGTGATGCAACGCTGGAAGCCGGCCGTATGA
- a CDS encoding DMT family transporter translates to MPRAQLLAWLGLALASLFWAGNSLVARAFSGPIPPLSLAFWRWAVALAIVLPFVAPSLWRYRQALRAAGWRLWVAALLAITLYNCLLYTAALSTAAINLSLVSTCLPLATFIGAGLLLGEWPARRAWVGLGLALLGLIWLIAQGNWQMLSTLSFAQGDLLILLATLDWALYSLLLRRWNRYFQIPPFTLLGALILLGLLMLAPLYAWELGQGARFEPSLENLAAIAYTALFASVLAYHLWNIGLRELGAARTAMSNYLMPVFTALLAWLLLGEGLQSYHWIGGAMIFAGLLLAGRTQQA, encoded by the coding sequence GTGCCGCGCGCGCAACTGCTCGCCTGGCTCGGCTTGGCCCTGGCCAGCCTGTTCTGGGCCGGCAACTCGTTGGTGGCGCGGGCTTTCAGCGGCCCCATCCCGCCGCTGTCGCTGGCCTTCTGGCGCTGGGCTGTAGCGCTGGCCATAGTTCTGCCCTTTGTTGCTCCCTCGCTGTGGCGTTACCGCCAAGCGCTACGCGCCGCCGGCTGGCGCCTCTGGGTAGCGGCGCTATTGGCGATCACGCTCTACAACTGCCTGCTCTACACGGCGGCGCTGAGCACCGCGGCAATCAATCTCAGCCTGGTCAGCACCTGCCTGCCGCTGGCGACCTTTATCGGCGCCGGCCTGTTGCTGGGCGAATGGCCGGCACGGCGGGCCTGGGTCGGGCTTGGCTTGGCGTTGCTGGGGCTGATATGGCTGATCGCCCAAGGCAACTGGCAGATGCTCAGCACCCTGTCGTTTGCCCAGGGAGACCTGCTGATCTTGCTGGCAACCCTGGACTGGGCGCTCTACTCCTTGTTGTTGCGGCGCTGGAACCGTTACTTCCAGATTCCGCCCTTCACCTTGCTCGGCGCGCTGATCCTGCTCGGCCTGCTCATGCTGGCGCCCCTCTATGCCTGGGAGCTTGGGCAGGGCGCGCGGTTCGAACCAAGCCTGGAGAACCTCGCGGCGATTGCCTACACCGCGCTCTTCGCTTCGGTGCTGGCTTATCACTTGTGGAACATCGGCCTGCGCGAACTCGGCGCGGCGCGTACGGCGATGAGCAACTACCTGATGCCGGTATTCACCGCACTACTGGCCTGGCTACTACTGGGGGAGGGCTTGCAGAGCTATCACTGGATTGGCGGGGCGATGATCTTTGCCGGCCTCTTGTTGGCGGGCCGTACGCAGCAAGCCTAG
- a CDS encoding type II toxin-antitoxin system RelE family toxin, with protein sequence MTSSQKPAEPVKTKYALEFNTQAKKEWDKLGSTIQLQFAKKLKERLESPRVEADKLRDMPDCYKIKLRSIGYRLVYEVIDNRLVVTVIAVGKRERGKVYGSASSRIV encoded by the coding sequence ATGACCTCATCGCAGAAGCCGGCGGAGCCGGTTAAGACTAAGTACGCCCTGGAGTTCAACACGCAGGCGAAGAAAGAGTGGGACAAGCTAGGCAGCACCATCCAGCTACAGTTCGCCAAGAAGCTCAAAGAGCGCCTTGAAAGCCCCAGAGTCGAGGCAGACAAGCTCAGAGACATGCCTGATTGCTACAAGATCAAGTTGCGATCCATCGGCTATCGACTCGTCTATGAGGTGATTGATAACCGTTTGGTTGTCACCGTCATCGCAGTCGGTAAGCGCGAAAGGGGTAAGGTGTACGGCAGTGCATCAAGTCGAATTGTTTGA
- a CDS encoding IS3 family transposase (programmed frameshift): protein MSNQRYPEEFKIEAVKHITERGLRVADVAERLGVSAHSLYAWVKRYSKPQAQRQQVDDQQAELRRLRAELKRVTEERDIPKKGRRVLCQGVRLKYAVIRKLSVEYPVRRLCQTLKVHPSGYYAWLAEPKSARAKEDQRLLGLIKHAWLESGGVYGYRKIHDDLRELGESCGRHRVARLMRREGLRSQTGYRRRPGYYGGKPTVASPNRLERQFNVSEPNKVWVTDITYIRTYEGWLYLAVVLDLFSRQVIGWSMKPRMCSDLAIDALLMAVWRRKPKQEVMIHSDQGSQFSSSDWQSFLKANNLISSMSRRGNCHDNAVAESFFQLLKRERIRRKTYGTREEARSDVFDYIEMFYNPKRRHSSAMQLSPVEFEKRYFQSLESV, encoded by the exons ATGAGCAACCAGCGTTACCCCGAAGAATTCAAGATCGAAGCGGTCAAGCATATTACCGAGCGCGGCTTGCGCGTTGCCGATGTGGCCGAGCGTCTAGGCGTGTCCGCACACAGCCTGTACGCCTGGGTAAAGCGCTACAGCAAGCCGCAAGCACAGCGGCAGCAGGTAGATGATCAGCAGGCCGAACTGCGTCGCCTGCGTGCCGAACTCAAGCGAGTGACTGAAGAGCGAGACATCC CTAAAAAAGGCCGCCGCGTACTTTGCCAAGGAGTCCGGCTGAAGTACGCCGTTATCAGAAAGCTGTCGGTGGAGTACCCGGTGCGGCGCCTCTGCCAGACCCTCAAGGTGCATCCCAGCGGTTACTACGCCTGGCTGGCCGAGCCGAAATCCGCGCGTGCCAAGGAAGATCAGCGTCTGCTGGGCTTGATCAAGCATGCCTGGTTGGAAAGCGGCGGGGTCTACGGCTACCGCAAGATCCACGACGACCTGCGTGAGCTGGGCGAGTCTTGTGGCCGGCACCGTGTGGCTCGCCTGATGAGGAGAGAGGGACTGCGCTCGCAGACCGGTTATCGCCGGCGCCCCGGGTACTACGGTGGCAAGCCGACGGTGGCCTCGCCCAACCGTCTGGAGCGGCAGTTCAATGTCAGTGAACCGAACAAGGTCTGGGTCACCGACATCACTTACATCCGCACGTATGAGGGCTGGTTGTACTTGGCGGTGGTGCTGGATCTGTTTTCTCGCCAAGTGATCGGCTGGTCGATGAAGCCTCGGATGTGCAGCGACCTGGCCATCGATGCGTTGCTGATGGCGGTGTGGCGGCGCAAGCCCAAGCAGGAAGTGATGATCCATTCCGACCAGGGCAGCCAGTTCAGCAGCTCGGACTGGCAGAGTTTCCTCAAGGCCAACAACCTGATCAGCAGCATGAGCCGACGCGGTAACTGTCACGACAACGCGGTCGCGGAAAGCTTTTTCCAGTTGCTGAAGCGGGAACGCATCCGACGGAAAACCTACGGAACCCGTGAAGAAGCCCGCAGTGATGTGTTCGATTACATCGAGATGTTCTATAACCCCAAGCGCCGGCACAGCAGCGCTATGCAGCTATCGCCAGTGGAGTTTGAAAAGCGCTATTTCCAGAGCTTGGAGAGTGTCTAG
- a CDS encoding PepSY domain-containing protein encodes MNKLTALFAITALAATAGIAQARDLGPDEALKLRDAGTIQSFEKLNEAAIAKHPGSKVEETELEEEYGRYIYQVELRDAQNVQWDLELDATSGQILKDQQDN; translated from the coding sequence ATGAACAAGCTGACCGCCCTGTTTGCCATCACTGCCCTTGCCGCCACTGCCGGTATCGCCCAGGCCCGCGATCTGGGCCCGGATGAAGCGCTGAAACTGCGCGACGCCGGCACCATCCAGAGTTTCGAGAAACTCAACGAGGCGGCCATCGCCAAGCACCCCGGCAGCAAGGTCGAGGAAACCGAGCTGGAAGAGGAATACGGTCGCTACATCTACCAGGTCGAGCTGCGTGATGCGCAGAACGTGCAATGGGACCTGGAGCTGGATGCCACCAGCGGGCAGATCCTCAAGGACCAGCAGGACAACTGA
- the mksF gene encoding Mks condensin complex protein MksF, with product MSQERYGIRRFALLNTAGYSLGLFPLENPLSVYGANNLGKSASINALQFPILARMSDMSFGKYSLEASRKFYFASDTSYILVEVSLPHGPHVIGVAGRGPGGGFGHQFFAYRGELDLQHYQSNGTCLRQRELFNNLGQAGIVAYELKPDELRRLLVGGHTSIPLDLTLIPLRSTSEQSLKTFRALFINLLHMREITAAKLKQLFLDAFEHSLRSGSVDYIAATEEAFRDVRRMEQDYQALVTAGPLIEALSAGVAQREVLRGKLHRLSPLLDNLLGAWQDYSGARRDELLAQHEHYRGEQDGLQHEQRGGTQELMRLEREISEIQRWMGELAVLKNRFALVDDVKVLEAHLLAAKDAHDELAGALAQSRQFSAEDLDERLRDLEKRLKSVKQQLDHADNNSYSRLREEFSQADVDRLMRLFNGQLFSLPLGEKGIQAEGDDWVKAIEAVLDRFKGEQFSVPGLSIDLSHIEPPALQALADRAALRDQRDRLERELKQLKTQQAVAADRAASKAQAEQLYKDVLDAQKALEDFRRCQTLSAEDASKLEQLAQLEAAQDELKRAADAFTERVQQLSAKLQLVGRQLADLEAKQRTLEDALRRRQLLPADLPFGTPFMDPVDDSLDNLQPLLNDYQDSWQALQRIDGQIEALYAQVRLKGVAKFDSEDDVERRLHLLVNAYAHRQDEALTLAKARRAAVTDIARTLRNIRSDYDNLEHQLALFNREINKRQVSNLESFRIVLAPNKDALKHIDQIIHSAGKYEEGETLSVFDLQQSGDQDAKNEEAKEYLARLVAANHNQLGLKDLFELAFEITKVGGAPVMHTDIDGAASNGTTMTIKALTNMYLLLHLMDREQAGKVRLPYYLDEAADIDERNQQALIETSLQLGFVPILASVKPQVSAHVAIDLEGGSGPNGIYIDEADWKYIKRREVVKTAEPEGQPA from the coding sequence ATGAGCCAGGAACGCTACGGCATCCGCCGCTTCGCCCTGCTGAACACCGCCGGCTACAGCCTCGGCCTGTTCCCGCTGGAAAACCCGCTGTCGGTGTACGGCGCCAACAACCTGGGTAAATCGGCGTCGATCAACGCCCTGCAGTTCCCGATCCTGGCGCGCATGTCGGACATGAGCTTCGGCAAGTACAGCCTGGAGGCCTCGCGCAAGTTCTACTTCGCCAGCGACACCAGCTACATCCTCGTCGAAGTTTCCCTGCCCCACGGCCCGCATGTGATCGGCGTGGCCGGTCGCGGCCCGGGCGGCGGCTTCGGCCACCAGTTCTTCGCCTACCGTGGCGAGCTGGATCTGCAGCACTACCAGAGCAACGGCACCTGCCTGCGCCAGCGCGAGCTGTTCAACAACCTAGGCCAGGCCGGCATCGTCGCCTATGAGCTGAAGCCCGACGAACTGCGTCGCCTGCTGGTTGGCGGGCACACCTCGATTCCGCTGGACCTGACCCTGATCCCGCTGCGCTCCACCAGCGAGCAGAGCCTGAAGACCTTCCGCGCCCTGTTCATCAACCTGCTGCATATGCGCGAGATCACCGCGGCCAAGCTCAAGCAGCTGTTCCTCGATGCCTTCGAGCACAGCCTGCGCTCCGGCAGCGTCGACTACATCGCTGCGACCGAAGAAGCCTTCCGCGACGTGCGCCGCATGGAGCAGGACTATCAGGCCCTGGTCACCGCCGGCCCGCTGATCGAGGCGCTGTCTGCAGGCGTGGCCCAGCGTGAAGTGCTGCGCGGCAAGTTGCATCGCCTGTCACCGCTGCTGGATAACCTGCTCGGTGCCTGGCAGGACTACTCCGGCGCACGTCGTGACGAACTGCTGGCCCAGCACGAACACTACCGTGGCGAGCAGGACGGCCTGCAGCACGAGCAGCGCGGCGGCACCCAGGAGCTGATGCGCCTGGAACGCGAAATCAGCGAGATCCAGCGCTGGATGGGTGAGCTGGCCGTACTGAAGAACCGCTTCGCCCTGGTCGACGATGTGAAAGTGCTGGAAGCACATCTGCTCGCCGCCAAGGACGCCCACGACGAACTGGCCGGCGCCCTGGCGCAGTCGCGGCAGTTCTCCGCCGAGGATCTCGACGAGCGTCTGCGCGATCTGGAAAAACGCCTGAAGTCGGTCAAGCAGCAGCTCGACCACGCCGACAACAACAGCTACTCGCGTCTGCGCGAGGAGTTCAGCCAGGCCGATGTCGACCGCCTGATGCGCCTGTTCAACGGCCAGCTGTTCAGCCTGCCGCTGGGCGAGAAAGGCATCCAGGCCGAGGGCGATGACTGGGTCAAAGCCATCGAGGCGGTGCTGGATCGCTTCAAGGGCGAGCAGTTCAGCGTACCCGGCCTGTCCATCGACCTGTCGCACATCGAGCCACCGGCCCTGCAGGCCCTGGCCGACCGCGCCGCCCTGCGCGACCAGCGCGACCGCCTGGAGCGCGAGCTCAAGCAACTGAAAACCCAGCAGGCGGTGGCCGCCGACCGCGCGGCGAGCAAGGCCCAGGCCGAGCAGCTGTACAAGGACGTGCTGGACGCACAAAAGGCGCTGGAAGACTTCCGCCGCTGCCAGACCCTGTCCGCCGAGGATGCCAGCAAGCTGGAGCAACTGGCCCAGCTGGAAGCTGCCCAGGACGAACTCAAGCGCGCAGCGGATGCCTTCACCGAGCGCGTGCAGCAACTGTCCGCCAAGCTGCAGCTGGTCGGCCGTCAGCTGGCCGACCTGGAAGCCAAGCAACGCACCCTGGAAGACGCCCTGCGCCGTCGCCAGCTGCTGCCGGCCGACCTGCCGTTCGGCACGCCGTTCATGGACCCGGTCGACGACTCGCTGGACAACCTGCAACCGCTGCTCAACGACTACCAGGACAGCTGGCAGGCACTGCAGCGCATCGACGGGCAGATCGAGGCGCTGTACGCCCAGGTGCGCCTGAAGGGCGTCGCCAAGTTCGACAGCGAGGACGACGTCGAGCGTCGCCTGCACCTGCTGGTCAACGCCTACGCGCACCGCCAGGACGAAGCGCTCACTCTAGCGAAGGCCAGACGCGCGGCGGTCACCGATATCGCCCGCACCCTGCGCAATATCCGCAGCGACTACGACAACCTGGAACACCAGCTGGCGCTGTTCAACCGCGAGATCAACAAGCGTCAGGTGTCCAACCTGGAGAGCTTCCGCATCGTCCTGGCGCCGAACAAGGACGCGCTCAAGCATATCGACCAGATCATCCACAGCGCCGGTAAGTACGAGGAAGGCGAGACCCTGTCGGTGTTCGATCTGCAGCAGAGCGGCGATCAGGACGCGAAGAACGAGGAGGCCAAGGAGTACCTGGCGCGCCTGGTGGCGGCCAACCACAACCAGCTGGGCCTCAAGGACCTGTTCGAGCTGGCCTTCGAGATCACCAAGGTCGGCGGCGCGCCTGTGATGCACACCGACATCGACGGTGCGGCGTCCAACGGCACGACCATGACCATCAAGGCGCTGACCAACATGTACCTGTTGCTGCACCTGATGGACCGCGAGCAGGCCGGCAAGGTGCGCCTGCCCTACTACCTCGACGAGGCGGCGGACATCGACGAGCGCAACCAGCAGGCGCTGATCGAGACCAGCCTGCAGCTGGGCTTCGTGCCGATCCTGGCTTCGGTCAAGCCGCAGGTCTCGGCCCATGTGGCCATCGACCTGGAAGGTGGTAGCGGGCCGAACGGCATCTATATCGACGAGGCGGACTGGAAGTACATCAAGCGCCGCGAGGTGGTGAAAACCGCCGAGCCGGAAGGCCAGCCGGCCTAG
- the mksB gene encoding Mks condensin complex protein MksB, whose translation MIDPKRVLRALAEHWTLLEPLCERFDAGTLSLVELRNQLGAQLPAGSPADITALLDQWIRLDILVPVAKSPNRFELNAQIHDFLAYLRREHRLGLCLEIEAYLRHLERLAGYIQDAFEIRDGNDLARQLRLLDMRVRDVLKKLGNDEQALIGVAERAKTSDRQIPLRQRYAEVLATWDEYVEPMIQLVAADGAFEQGVRRVEQVLLKLLGEQQRLGQLVDDDLLLRTHARILEMQTTAQLTLRKARELLLPLREEARRHNAVTRGAALALAAIRKKGLDAVPQASLPLHTRPQSTFLGTASQVEAYVYALARFEPKPSQFPKASTTRKGEPQRAPRTAREMLERCEQALPLPDLMVWLLEQEPTGATDELLYWFSRLSRDSRFQRERLERRDYLTREHQVSLSSYALIGRPNG comes from the coding sequence ATGATTGACCCCAAGCGCGTCTTGCGCGCCCTCGCCGAGCACTGGACGCTACTCGAACCGCTGTGTGAGCGCTTCGATGCCGGCACCCTGAGCCTGGTCGAGCTGCGCAACCAGCTCGGCGCGCAGCTGCCTGCGGGCAGCCCCGCCGACATCACCGCCCTGCTCGACCAGTGGATCCGCCTGGATATCCTGGTGCCGGTGGCCAAGAGCCCTAACCGCTTCGAGCTGAACGCGCAGATCCACGACTTCCTCGCCTACCTGCGGCGCGAACACCGCCTGGGCTTGTGCCTGGAAATCGAGGCCTACCTGCGCCACCTGGAGCGCCTGGCCGGCTATATCCAGGACGCGTTCGAGATCCGTGATGGCAACGATCTGGCCCGCCAGCTGCGTCTGCTCGATATGCGCGTGCGCGATGTGCTGAAGAAGCTCGGCAACGACGAGCAGGCGCTGATCGGCGTGGCCGAGCGGGCCAAGACCAGCGACCGGCAGATTCCGCTGCGCCAGCGCTATGCCGAAGTGCTGGCGACCTGGGACGAATACGTCGAGCCGATGATCCAGCTGGTGGCTGCCGACGGTGCCTTCGAGCAGGGTGTGCGCCGCGTCGAGCAGGTGCTGCTCAAGCTGCTCGGTGAACAGCAGCGCCTCGGCCAGCTGGTCGACGACGACCTGCTGCTGCGCACCCACGCGCGCATCCTGGAAATGCAGACCACCGCCCAGCTGACCCTGCGCAAGGCCCGCGAGCTGCTGCTGCCGCTGCGCGAGGAAGCGCGCCGGCACAACGCCGTGACCCGTGGCGCGGCGCTGGCCCTGGCGGCGATCCGCAAGAAGGGCCTCGACGCCGTGCCGCAAGCCTCGCTGCCGCTGCATACGCGCCCGCAGAGCACCTTCCTCGGCACCGCCTCGCAAGTCGAGGCGTACGTGTATGCCCTCGCCCGCTTCGAGCCCAAACCGTCGCAGTTCCCCAAGGCCAGCACCACGCGCAAGGGCGAACCGCAACGCGCGCCGCGCACCGCCCGCGAAATGCTCGAGCGCTGCGAGCAGGCCTTGCCGCTGCCGGACCTGATGGTCTGGCTGCTGGAGCAGGAGCCCACCGGCGCCACCGACGAATTGCTCTACTGGTTCTCGCGCCTGTCGCGCGACAGCCGCTTCCAGCGTGAGCGCCTCGAGCGCCGCGACTACCTCACCCGCGAGCATCAGGTCAGCCTGAGCTCCTACGCCCTGATAGGCCGCCCCAATGGCTAA
- the can gene encoding carbonate dehydratase, with amino-acid sequence MNDLQHLFDNNARWAESVNEKDPEFFAKLAKQQTPEFLWIGCSDARVPANEIVGLLPGDIFVHRNVANVVLHTDLNCLSVIQYAVDVLKVKHILVTGHYGCGGVRAAMQDRQFGLIDGWLRSIRDLYYEQREHFAAIADEEDKVDRLCELNVIHQVANVSHTTIVQNAWHRGQELAVHGCIYGIKDGRWKNLNVTVSGLEQLPPQYRLRPAGQS; translated from the coding sequence ATGAATGATCTGCAGCACCTGTTCGACAACAACGCGCGCTGGGCCGAGTCAGTCAACGAGAAGGACCCGGAGTTCTTCGCCAAGCTGGCCAAGCAGCAGACTCCCGAGTTCCTCTGGATCGGTTGTTCGGATGCGCGGGTGCCGGCCAACGAAATCGTCGGTCTGTTGCCGGGCGATATCTTCGTCCACCGCAACGTCGCCAACGTGGTGCTGCATACCGACCTCAACTGCCTGTCGGTGATCCAGTACGCGGTCGACGTGCTCAAGGTCAAACACATCCTGGTTACCGGCCACTATGGCTGCGGCGGTGTGCGCGCGGCCATGCAGGACCGCCAGTTCGGCCTGATCGACGGCTGGCTGCGCTCGATCCGCGACCTCTACTACGAGCAGCGCGAGCACTTCGCCGCGATCGCCGACGAGGAAGACAAGGTCGACCGCCTCTGCGAGCTCAACGTCATCCACCAGGTGGCCAACGTCAGCCACACCACCATCGTGCAGAACGCCTGGCACCGCGGCCAGGAGCTGGCGGTGCACGGCTGTATCTATGGCATCAAGGATGGTCGCTGGAAGAACCTCAACGTGACCGTCAGTGGCTTGGAGCAACTGCCGCCGCAATACCGCCTGCGCCCGGCCGGCCAGTCCTGA
- the rimI gene encoding ribosomal protein S18-alanine N-acetyltransferase: MSGAITFRPMTEADLDRVVQIEAAAFSHPWNRNLFADGLKSYDCWVMFEGDEQIGHGIIQVIIDEAHLLNITVRPQSQGKGYGLQLLEHLMRRAMQLNAGECFLEVRASNQSAYRLYERYGFNEIGRRRDYYPAAGGREDALVMACTLLD; the protein is encoded by the coding sequence ATGAGTGGCGCCATCACCTTCCGCCCGATGACCGAGGCGGACCTCGACCGCGTGGTGCAGATCGAGGCCGCCGCCTTCAGCCACCCGTGGAACCGCAACCTGTTCGCCGATGGCCTCAAGTCCTACGACTGCTGGGTGATGTTTGAGGGCGACGAGCAAATCGGGCACGGCATCATCCAGGTGATCATCGACGAGGCGCACCTGCTCAATATCACCGTGCGCCCGCAGAGCCAGGGCAAGGGCTACGGCCTGCAGCTGCTGGAACACCTGATGCGCCGGGCCATGCAGCTGAACGCTGGCGAGTGCTTCCTCGAAGTGCGTGCCAGCAACCAGTCGGCTTATCGCCTGTACGAGCGCTACGGTTTCAACGAGATCGGCCGGCGCCGCGACTACTACCCGGCAGCGGGTGGGCGCGAAGATGCGCTGGTGATGGCCTGCACGCTGCTCGACTGA
- a CDS encoding type II toxin-antitoxin system Phd/YefM family antitoxin: MTYAVLADVAASVTDLKKDPMGTIREGGGETVVILNRNEPAFYAVPPARYEAMLELIDDLRLAEIVRARRGEPTVQVEIDDLIAEAGGAG; encoded by the coding sequence ATGACTTATGCGGTGCTGGCTGACGTTGCGGCGTCGGTGACAGACCTTAAAAAAGACCCAATGGGCACCATCCGCGAAGGTGGCGGTGAAACCGTTGTGATCCTCAATCGAAACGAGCCCGCTTTCTACGCAGTGCCTCCGGCACGCTACGAAGCAATGCTGGAGCTGATTGATGACTTGCGACTGGCTGAAATCGTACGTGCGCGACGTGGTGAGCCGACTGTCCAGGTAGAGATTGATGACCTCATCGCAGAAGCCGGCGGAGCCGGTTAA